In Planctomycetota bacterium, a single window of DNA contains:
- a CDS encoding response regulator gives MKKKPTILLIEDNRDDQRFVKLALEYLEIDANLEVVDDARHGMRYLMNEGEYEHAETPDLIIMDINMPRVSGIEMLDLMHVDERIGLIPVIMLTTSDASEDVNACYAKGCNAFVTKPFGHKELLDKLNKLCAFWLDAAELPTVSRPHAKAMA, from the coding sequence GTGAAGAAGAAGCCAACCATCCTGCTGATCGAGGACAACCGCGACGACCAGCGATTCGTCAAACTCGCGCTCGAGTATCTCGAGATCGACGCCAACCTCGAAGTGGTCGACGACGCGCGCCACGGCATGCGGTATCTGATGAACGAGGGCGAATACGAACACGCCGAGACGCCCGACCTGATCATCATGGACATCAACATGCCGCGCGTGTCGGGGATCGAGATGCTCGACCTGATGCATGTCGACGAGCGGATCGGGCTGATCCCGGTCATCATGCTCACCACCTCCGACGCCAGCGAGGATGTCAACGCGTGTTACGCCAAGGGTTGCAACGCGTTCGTCACCAAACCGTTCGGACACAAGGAGCTTCTCGACAAGCTCAACAAGCTGTGTGCGTTCTGGCTCGACGCCGCCGAGCTCCCGACCGTCAGCCGACCGCACGCCAAGGCGATGGCCTGA
- a CDS encoding PKD domain-containing protein → METPASIAAGLRRAADFVERSNATADGDAIHKIVGSNGVVHVRPGAGLLGDRPLDADLLWDFGDPGGRRNQLPGFNAAHRYSEPGEYTVTLVLRHAGSVSIHRSTVRVPSVDRSRTITQPAPKLGDGVRLELTRGNVYDIDETIVLGGHDIRITAVGTGPPPILRWVGGSGEMIRCTPTCRDVLIEGIAFDAVGKRGDRFLIANAIAASGTNLAIIDCRFDQVQDAINANGRPTGLLIQRCTAGDDLHAYLCWAEGTDIVLLDNTATHSIKEHIVRVGGAERLLGVGNAFTNRRKSCFNVQVAEQVWLEDNRISGAWALGPLGGADGRDSTERCRIAVVRSNVSDTTFELKHGAESVRFSGNLLHTDNQPAICIEGFSAAFDRGVTDIDLYDNTAVNLGEHGNFLRIDGPAKNVRLTGNRYLAPRLRPGSHETAVIFILDDNADAIVGMTDNHWPDTRDRNHAFAGDGLHYVWPTWSDQRGYVRDLTNPSAGSAQTPPASA, encoded by the coding sequence ATGGAGACCCCAGCGAGCATCGCCGCCGGCCTGCGTCGAGCGGCCGACTTCGTCGAGAGATCGAACGCAACAGCCGACGGCGACGCGATTCACAAGATCGTTGGCAGCAACGGCGTCGTCCACGTCCGCCCCGGCGCCGGACTCCTCGGTGATCGGCCGCTGGATGCCGACCTGCTTTGGGACTTCGGCGATCCGGGCGGGCGGCGGAACCAACTCCCGGGCTTCAACGCCGCCCACCGATACAGCGAACCGGGCGAATACACCGTCACGCTCGTCTTGCGGCACGCCGGTTCCGTAAGTATCCACCGCTCGACGGTGCGTGTTCCCTCCGTTGATCGAAGCCGAACGATCACGCAACCGGCCCCCAAGCTCGGCGATGGCGTCCGCCTCGAACTCACCCGCGGCAACGTCTACGACATCGACGAAACAATCGTGCTCGGCGGCCATGACATACGCATCACCGCCGTCGGCACCGGTCCGCCACCAATCCTTCGATGGGTCGGCGGCAGCGGCGAAATGATCCGCTGCACACCGACGTGCCGGGACGTGCTGATCGAAGGCATCGCGTTCGACGCCGTCGGCAAACGCGGCGACCGTTTCCTGATCGCCAACGCCATCGCCGCATCCGGCACCAACCTCGCCATCATCGACTGTCGCTTCGATCAGGTGCAGGACGCGATCAATGCCAACGGTCGACCGACCGGCTTGCTCATACAGCGCTGCACCGCCGGCGACGATCTTCACGCCTACCTCTGCTGGGCCGAAGGCACCGACATCGTTCTGCTCGACAACACCGCCACGCACAGCATCAAGGAACACATCGTCCGAGTCGGCGGTGCGGAGCGTTTGCTTGGTGTCGGCAACGCTTTCACGAACCGTCGCAAATCGTGTTTCAACGTGCAGGTCGCCGAGCAGGTCTGGCTTGAGGACAACCGGATCTCCGGCGCGTGGGCGCTGGGCCCGTTGGGCGGAGCGGACGGCCGAGACTCAACCGAGCGATGCCGGATCGCCGTCGTGCGGAGCAACGTCAGCGACACGACTTTCGAGCTCAAGCACGGTGCCGAGTCGGTCCGCTTCAGCGGCAACCTGCTCCACACCGACAACCAACCGGCGATCTGCATCGAAGGCTTCTCGGCCGCGTTCGATCGCGGCGTGACGGACATCGACCTGTACGACAACACCGCGGTCAACCTCGGCGAGCACGGCAACTTCCTCCGCATCGACGGCCCGGCGAAGAACGTACGCCTCACCGGCAACCGCTACCTCGCCCCACGCCTGCGGCCCGGCAGCCACGAGACTGCGGTGATCTTCATCCTCGACGACAACGCCGACGCGATCGTTGGGATGACCGACAATCACTGGCCGGATACGCGAGATCGAAACCACGCATTCGCCGGCGACGGACTTCATTACGTCTGGCCGACATGGAGCGACCAGCGCGGCTACGTCCGCGACCTCACGAACCCGTCAGCAGGATCAGCGCAAACACCACCGGCATCAGCGTGA
- a CDS encoding DUF5658 family protein — translation MTPVDPDNPPPWGTLLFPDRYVWFVLFSTLDVMMTFVILSIGGAEANPVANWILERFGISGMTIFKFVVISFVILLCEYVGRLNFEAGRRLTVYGIALTLMPVVFALILLTGS, via the coding sequence GTGACCCCGGTCGATCCGGACAACCCACCGCCGTGGGGGACGCTGTTGTTTCCCGACCGATACGTGTGGTTCGTGCTCTTCAGCACGCTGGACGTGATGATGACCTTCGTGATCCTGAGCATCGGTGGCGCCGAGGCGAACCCCGTGGCCAACTGGATCCTTGAACGCTTCGGCATCTCGGGCATGACGATCTTCAAGTTCGTCGTCATCTCGTTCGTGATTCTCCTGTGCGAGTACGTCGGGCGGTTGAACTTCGAGGCCGGTCGTCGGCTCACGGTCTATGGCATCGCCCTCACGCTGATGCCGGTGGTGTTTGCGCTGATCCTGCTGACGGGTTCGTGA
- the tkt gene encoding transketolase, which produces MPDIEPKLAVDTIRMLSADAVLEANSGHTGTPVALAPVAYEIFQNHLRYDPADPKWANRDRFILSVGHASMLLYSMLHVCGVKEKDGSPAVSLDDIKHFRQLGYKTPGHPESHLTAGVEVTTGPLGQGVGTSVGIAAAGKHLAAKYPDLFDYNVYVLCSDGDMMEGIGNEAASLAGHMQLDNLVWLYDDNEITIEGDTDLAFTENVADRMAAQGWNVIHIDDANDIAAVKAALENFKNTTGKPTFVNIKSKIAYGFPTMQGSHNAHAAVTDAEEIKGAKKHFGLPPDEKFYIPDGTYDHYAAGFGKRGSEAHAAWKKKLDAHADGKAIADLLDGKLPAGWDADLPTFEPDAKGMASRSSSGKVLNALAKKIPTLLGGSADLAPSNNTLLADEDGFLPGTYHGRNFHYGVREHVAMTTVNGLTLSGLRGYGATFFVFTDYCRPALRLASIMQIPSLFIFTHDSIGLGEDGPTHQPIEHLAMMRATPGVYVFRPADANEVRECYKAAMKLEHNPALMVFSRQNLPTMDADTSDAAKGAYVIGPCQGTPDVILMGTGSEVQHLMEAKATLEADGMNVRVVSMPCWELFEQQDDAYKQSVLPDEVTKRVAMEAASDFGWHRYIGPKGKAIAMQSFGESAPAGELFKHFGFTAENVVKTVKSLG; this is translated from the coding sequence ATGCCCGATATCGAACCCAAGCTCGCCGTTGACACCATCCGCATGCTCAGCGCCGATGCTGTTCTCGAAGCCAACTCCGGCCACACCGGCACGCCGGTCGCCCTCGCGCCGGTCGCCTACGAGATCTTCCAAAACCACCTCCGCTACGATCCGGCCGATCCGAAGTGGGCCAACCGTGATCGCTTCATCCTTTCGGTCGGCCACGCGTCGATGCTGCTCTACTCCATGCTGCACGTCTGCGGCGTCAAGGAGAAGGACGGTTCCCCCGCGGTCAGCCTCGACGACATCAAGCACTTCCGCCAGCTCGGCTACAAGACCCCCGGCCACCCCGAATCCCACCTGACCGCCGGCGTTGAAGTCACCACCGGACCGCTCGGCCAGGGTGTCGGCACCTCGGTCGGCATCGCCGCCGCGGGCAAGCACCTCGCCGCGAAGTATCCCGACCTCTTCGATTACAACGTCTACGTTCTCTGCTCCGACGGTGACATGATGGAGGGCATCGGCAACGAAGCCGCTTCGCTCGCCGGCCACATGCAACTGGACAACCTCGTCTGGCTCTACGACGACAACGAGATCACCATCGAGGGCGATACCGATCTCGCCTTCACCGAGAACGTCGCTGACCGGATGGCAGCGCAGGGTTGGAACGTCATCCACATCGACGATGCCAACGACATCGCCGCGGTGAAGGCGGCACTCGAGAACTTCAAGAACACGACCGGCAAGCCGACGTTCGTCAACATCAAGTCGAAGATCGCCTACGGCTTCCCGACGATGCAGGGCAGCCACAACGCCCACGCCGCCGTCACCGACGCCGAGGAGATCAAGGGCGCGAAGAAACACTTCGGCCTGCCGCCGGACGAAAAGTTCTACATCCCCGACGGCACCTACGACCACTACGCCGCCGGCTTCGGCAAGCGCGGGTCCGAGGCTCACGCCGCGTGGAAGAAGAAGCTGGACGCGCACGCCGACGGCAAGGCGATCGCCGACCTTCTCGACGGAAAACTGCCTGCGGGCTGGGACGCCGATCTGCCGACCTTCGAGCCCGACGCCAAGGGCATGGCCTCCCGCTCGTCCAGCGGCAAGGTTCTCAATGCACTGGCCAAGAAAATCCCGACGCTCCTCGGCGGCAGCGCCGACCTGGCTCCGTCGAACAACACGCTGCTCGCCGACGAAGACGGCTTCCTCCCCGGCACCTACCACGGCCGAAACTTCCACTACGGCGTCCGTGAACACGTCGCCATGACCACCGTCAACGGCCTGACCCTCTCGGGCTTGCGTGGGTACGGGGCGACGTTCTTCGTCTTTACCGACTACTGCCGACCGGCCCTGCGGCTCGCGTCGATCATGCAGATCCCGTCGCTGTTCATCTTCACGCACGACTCGATCGGCCTGGGCGAGGACGGCCCGACCCACCAGCCGATCGAGCACCTGGCGATGATGCGCGCCACGCCCGGCGTTTACGTCTTCCGCCCCGCCGACGCCAACGAAGTCCGCGAGTGCTACAAGGCGGCCATGAAGCTCGAGCACAATCCGGCGCTCATGGTCTTCAGCCGGCAGAACCTGCCGACCATGGACGCCGACACCAGCGACGCGGCCAAGGGGGCTTATGTCATCGGCCCCTGCCAGGGCACGCCCGACGTCATCCTCATGGGCACCGGCTCGGAGGTGCAGCACCTCATGGAAGCCAAGGCCACCCTGGAGGCCGACGGCATGAACGTCCGCGTCGTCAGCATGCCTTGCTGGGAGCTCTTCGAGCAGCAGGACGATGCGTACAAGCAGAGCGTCCTTCCGGATGAAGTGACCAAGCGCGTCGCGATGGAGGCCGCCAGTGACTTCGGCTGGCATCGCTACATCGGCCCCAAGGGCAAGGCCATCGCCATGCAGAGCTTCGGCGAATCGGCACCGGCGGGCGAGTTGTTCAAACACTTCGGCTTCACCGCCGAGAACGTGGTGAAGACAGTGAAATCGCTGGGCTGA